From Paracoccus suum, the proteins below share one genomic window:
- a CDS encoding AIPR family protein — MNQLVEFNQDLVAELREECAETDLPLEDVAFDRLCETLEAEGEIETSDRCAYRGAASGKSLRIDGHGGDPRETDGILSVIVCEVFDDEQPPTLNAADAKKHFGHLINFVAAVRRREFRDQLHIESPEFGVAMMIAESWSSVTKVKLILVTNAIYSARTDAVVAGSISDIPVTYNIWDLTRLHRVETTGSKEKIVVKFAEDFGGGLPALRASGPESELPSYLAVIRGKQLADIYDKWGARMLESNIRSFIQARRKSVNEGIRDTIKGEPEMFFSYNNGLSATADAVDIEMDGAGAHILSAKNLQIVNGGQTTASLHAALKHSPENLDRVHVQIKLTVVPSESSEQVVPNISKYANSQNKVSVADFFSNHPFHMRMEGYSRRVSAPPAPGMNRQTKWFYERARGQYQVERAKLGGADRKRFDSEHPKAQLFAKTDLAKVELSFRMRPDTVSKGAQKNFAAFASEIGEAWAASDRKYDETWFKRLIAKVIIFRALEKAVPRQEWYPGGYRANIVTYGIAKLAHDVEKGGKVLDLDRVWNDQSVPEALMKTFLIACEAAADVITTTDSGIRNISEWAKKQGCWSSVARAEVAYDGGLEDFLIEPQDARAAERDGRREEAMISGIEAQSKVIALGSAFWGRLREWTSASPSFSMKNDGILKACSQQERRLPSERQCILAVEILGRAREEGYVDDEETPRIRISGKVRSH; from the coding sequence TTGAACCAGCTTGTCGAATTCAACCAAGACCTTGTTGCCGAGCTGCGGGAAGAGTGTGCGGAAACTGACCTGCCGCTCGAGGACGTCGCATTCGATCGGCTCTGCGAAACTCTGGAAGCCGAAGGCGAGATCGAGACGTCCGACAGATGTGCTTATCGAGGGGCTGCATCCGGAAAGTCCCTTCGGATCGATGGTCATGGGGGTGACCCCAGAGAAACCGATGGCATCCTCAGCGTCATTGTCTGCGAAGTCTTCGACGACGAACAGCCGCCGACTTTGAACGCAGCCGACGCCAAAAAGCACTTTGGCCACTTGATCAATTTCGTCGCAGCCGTACGGCGGCGGGAGTTTCGGGACCAACTGCACATCGAGTCACCCGAATTCGGCGTTGCCATGATGATCGCCGAGTCATGGTCATCCGTGACCAAAGTCAAATTGATCCTTGTCACGAACGCGATCTACAGCGCCCGGACAGATGCCGTCGTTGCTGGAAGCATTTCCGACATCCCCGTGACCTATAACATCTGGGATTTGACCCGTCTGCACAGGGTTGAAACCACGGGCTCCAAGGAAAAGATCGTCGTCAAGTTTGCCGAAGACTTCGGCGGAGGCCTTCCAGCCCTTCGAGCTTCTGGTCCGGAGTCAGAACTGCCATCCTATCTAGCTGTCATCCGTGGCAAACAGCTGGCTGACATTTATGACAAGTGGGGCGCGCGAATGCTGGAGTCAAACATCCGCAGTTTCATTCAGGCGCGCCGAAAGTCGGTCAACGAAGGGATCCGGGACACCATCAAGGGCGAACCCGAGATGTTCTTCAGCTACAACAACGGGCTGTCCGCGACCGCAGACGCCGTCGACATCGAGATGGACGGGGCCGGTGCCCACATCCTTTCGGCGAAAAACCTGCAGATCGTCAACGGTGGCCAGACGACCGCTTCGCTGCATGCAGCATTGAAGCACAGCCCTGAGAACCTGGACCGCGTCCATGTGCAGATCAAACTGACGGTGGTACCTTCCGAAAGTTCCGAGCAAGTCGTGCCGAACATCTCGAAGTACGCGAACAGCCAAAACAAGGTCAGTGTCGCCGATTTTTTCTCGAACCACCCATTCCACATGCGGATGGAGGGATACTCGCGCCGTGTTTCCGCGCCTCCAGCGCCGGGCATGAACAGGCAGACCAAATGGTTCTATGAAAGGGCGCGGGGACAGTACCAAGTGGAGCGGGCGAAGCTGGGAGGCGCCGATCGGAAGCGTTTCGATTCCGAACATCCGAAGGCCCAGCTCTTCGCCAAGACGGACCTTGCCAAGGTCGAACTTTCTTTCCGGATGAGACCGGACACCGTGAGCAAGGGGGCGCAGAAGAATTTCGCAGCCTTCGCATCGGAGATAGGAGAAGCGTGGGCGGCCAGTGACAGAAAGTATGACGAGACCTGGTTCAAACGCCTCATCGCCAAGGTGATCATATTCCGCGCCCTCGAGAAGGCTGTCCCACGACAGGAATGGTACCCGGGCGGATACAGGGCCAACATCGTAACCTACGGTATTGCCAAGTTGGCCCATGACGTCGAAAAGGGCGGGAAGGTGCTGGATCTCGATCGGGTCTGGAATGACCAGTCCGTTCCGGAAGCGTTGATGAAAACTTTCCTCATTGCCTGCGAGGCCGCGGCCGACGTGATCACCACTACGGACAGTGGCATCCGCAATATCTCAGAATGGGCGAAGAAACAGGGATGCTGGTCTTCTGTCGCACGTGCCGAGGTTGCCTACGATGGCGGACTTGAGGACTTCCTCATAGAGCCTCAGGACGCCAGAGCGGCCGAACGTGACGGTCGCCGTGAAGAAGCGATGATTTCCGGGATTGAGGCACAGTCAAAGGTGATTGCGCTTGGCAGCGCCTTCTGGGGAAGGTTGCGTGAGTGGACCTCTGCTAGCCCTTCATTCTCAATGAAGAACGACGGCATCTTGAAGGCCTGCAGCCAGCAGGAGCGCCGCTTGCCGTCCGAGCGCCAATGCATTCTCGCCGTTGAAATCCTCGGACGTGCCCGCGAAGAGGGCTATGTCGACGATGAGGAGACACCCAGAATCAGGATATCCGGCAAAGTGCGGTCCCATTGA
- a CDS encoding EcoRII N-terminal effector-binding domain-containing protein, with amino-acid sequence MTIKTFIKTLSANDVGTTGGHMGGILVPKGDGELLAFLPKLDPATLNPSAWIDCETPSGQILRLRFVYYNNRMHAPKGTRNEYRITYLTKFLREEMANARDTFEISKADGAARYKIRVIPIGGGSDASEDDAPVRIRLTTGWRRVH; translated from the coding sequence ATGACGATCAAAACCTTCATCAAGACACTCAGTGCCAATGACGTCGGAACGACAGGTGGCCACATGGGGGGCATTCTGGTGCCGAAAGGTGATGGCGAGCTTCTTGCCTTCTTGCCCAAGCTTGATCCGGCAACCTTGAACCCTTCGGCATGGATCGACTGCGAAACGCCTAGTGGTCAGATTCTGCGCCTTCGCTTCGTATACTACAACAACCGAATGCATGCGCCAAAAGGCACACGAAACGAGTATCGGATCACCTATCTGACCAAGTTCCTCAGGGAGGAAATGGCCAACGCGCGCGATACCTTCGAGATTTCGAAGGCGGACGGGGCGGCGCGTTACAAAATCAGGGTGATCCCGATAGGCGGCGGCTCCGACGCCTCAGAGGATGACGCCCCCGTCAGGATCAGGCTGACGACCGGTTGGCGGCGGGTCCACTGA
- a CDS encoding DEAD/DEAH box helicase → MSKLAALPRDFDALLAKVPEGFSVSERVVEPVAILSRVSGKMSVALGGKRMVRGEVRLIEAPSISHAWIADGAILRPLPKDAPGLVAKCLGDEAPDDISYATAIRLLRTPPEGLEIEAAPDLLHSGKITAEELPPKIDIPGLHADLFPYQARGVRWMWETVNRTGGLILADEMGLGKTLQIIALLLMDPPENAAPALIVCPTSLIANWVREFGKFAPSLSLMVHRGAHRAGIYRDLQVASVVITTYETMVNDISIFSSFEWAWVICDEAQAIKNPHSNRRQAIVTIPRRKSIPMTGTPVENTLMDLWSLADFAIPGMLGDKTVFEVAFPDTLEAGQALGGLTDPIILKRRVRDVAADLPDRIDIDLPLELDDGLARHYDNVREATLEKYPVAGPLVATLQLQLVCAHPWLRTPDAALVDWDDAKIVTREDLPLLTPKLERTVELLREAFANGRKVIVFALFNRIGDLIRTACKDFAETYWGAINGSTPQEDRQTIIDDFSAHDGAACLILNPKAAGAGLNITAATVVIHFTPVWNPALEAQASARAHRRGQTEPVTVYRLFYKDTVEEVMIERSAWKSDLANETVPVSSRDAQDIRRALAISPVKP, encoded by the coding sequence GCGATCCTCTCCCGGGTATCCGGGAAGATGTCCGTGGCGCTGGGCGGCAAGCGAATGGTTCGTGGGGAAGTTCGACTGATCGAGGCGCCGTCGATTTCGCATGCTTGGATTGCGGACGGCGCAATCCTACGCCCCTTACCCAAGGACGCTCCGGGCTTGGTCGCAAAATGCCTTGGTGACGAAGCCCCGGACGACATTTCGTACGCCACGGCGATCAGGCTGCTGCGAACACCACCCGAGGGCCTCGAAATCGAGGCCGCACCCGATCTCTTGCACTCGGGCAAGATCACCGCCGAGGAATTGCCGCCCAAGATCGACATCCCCGGCCTACACGCCGACCTCTTCCCCTACCAGGCACGGGGCGTCCGATGGATGTGGGAAACGGTCAATAGGACTGGCGGTTTGATCCTTGCGGACGAGATGGGTCTCGGCAAGACGCTTCAGATCATCGCACTCCTGCTTATGGATCCACCGGAGAACGCCGCACCGGCCCTGATCGTTTGTCCGACCAGCCTCATCGCAAACTGGGTGCGCGAGTTCGGCAAGTTCGCGCCAAGCCTCTCGCTGATGGTTCACAGGGGAGCCCATCGTGCCGGAATCTATCGTGACCTACAGGTCGCATCTGTAGTGATCACCACCTACGAGACGATGGTGAACGACATCTCGATCTTCTCGTCCTTTGAATGGGCTTGGGTGATCTGCGACGAGGCTCAGGCCATCAAGAACCCCCACTCCAACCGTCGGCAGGCAATTGTGACGATCCCTCGCCGCAAGTCGATACCGATGACCGGCACCCCGGTCGAGAATACCCTGATGGATCTGTGGTCGTTGGCCGATTTCGCAATCCCGGGCATGCTCGGGGACAAAACCGTCTTCGAAGTCGCGTTCCCCGACACGCTTGAGGCCGGACAGGCGCTGGGCGGCTTGACCGATCCAATCATCCTGAAAAGGCGAGTGCGTGATGTCGCCGCCGATCTTCCGGATCGCATCGACATCGATCTGCCGTTGGAACTCGATGATGGTCTGGCCCGGCATTACGACAACGTCCGCGAGGCTACGCTGGAAAAGTATCCGGTCGCGGGCCCCCTCGTCGCGACCCTGCAGCTTCAGCTGGTCTGTGCGCATCCTTGGCTCAGGACTCCGGATGCGGCGCTGGTCGATTGGGACGACGCCAAGATCGTTACCCGTGAGGACCTACCTCTGCTTACGCCGAAGCTCGAACGAACGGTCGAACTCCTTCGGGAGGCATTTGCGAATGGCCGGAAGGTCATCGTCTTTGCCCTGTTCAATCGGATCGGTGACTTGATCCGGACTGCCTGCAAAGACTTTGCCGAAACGTATTGGGGAGCGATCAACGGATCGACCCCGCAGGAGGACCGCCAGACCATCATCGATGATTTCTCAGCCCACGATGGTGCCGCATGCCTGATCCTGAATCCGAAGGCGGCAGGGGCGGGCCTGAACATCACTGCAGCAACCGTCGTGATCCATTTCACCCCCGTCTGGAACCCTGCCCTCGAAGCTCAGGCGAGCGCGAGGGCGCATCGACGTGGCCAAACCGAACCAGTCACGGTCTACCGCCTCTTCTATAAGGACACGGTCGAGGAGGTGATGATCGAACGCTCCGCTTGGAAGAGCGACCTTGCCAACGAAACCGTCCCGGTTTCCAGTCGGGACGCACAGGACATCAGGCGCGCCCTCGCCATCAGCCCGGTAAAGCCATGA